A single Tachypleus tridentatus isolate NWPU-2018 chromosome 9, ASM421037v1, whole genome shotgun sequence DNA region contains:
- the LOC143224841 gene encoding serine proteinase stubble-like — protein sequence MGEHDFSSVMEPYSFVERGVRRKVVHPSYNFFTYENDLALVELEAPVKYRPHIAPICLPSNEDFLIGRNASITGWGRLKEGGVLPSILQEVQVPIISNHKCKIMFLAAGRREYIPDIFMCSGLEEGRKDSCQGDSGGPVQVQGEDGRWFLAGIISWGIGCGEPNLPGVCTRISKYKTWILKNIK from the exons ATGGGAGAGCATGACTTCTCTAGCGTCATGGAGCCTTATTCTTTCGTGGAACGAGGGGTGAGAAGAAAGGTTGTCCACCCCAGCTACAACTTCTTTACTTACGAAAACGACCTAGCCCTAGTAGAACTGGAAGCGCCAGTGAAGTATCGGCCTCATATCGCCCCAATATGCCTTCCATCAAACGAGGATTTTCTGATTGGAAGAAACGCCAGCATTACCGGTTGGGGGCGCCTCAAAGAAG GTGGAGTTCTTCCGTCCATTCTACAGGAAGTTCAAGTTCCCATTATTAGCAACCATAAATGCAAGATTATGTTCTTGGCTGCAGGAAGACGAGAGTATATTCCTGACATTTTTATGTGCTCTGGCCTCGAAGAAGGAAGAAAAGATTCTTGTCAG GGAGACTCTGGAGGACCCGTGCAAGTCCAGGGTGAAGATGGACGATGGTTTTTGGCCGGTATAATATCATGGGGGATCGGATGTGGCGAACCCAATCTACCAGGAGTCTGTACCAGAATATCAAAGTACAAAACCTggattttaaagaatataaaataa